The following are encoded together in the Chaetodon auriga isolate fChaAug3 chromosome 4, fChaAug3.hap1, whole genome shotgun sequence genome:
- the LOC143319871 gene encoding uncharacterized protein LOC143319871, giving the protein MRTGAILILILFISTLLIPAYSANNQTNHSQITTLAPEDESGPATAWTQSPMTETKKGTVENVTTQNDTTPESTTAALPSSTHPSKRPDQFSPTVVTKNTTVSTTSSSKFMLFVILLAIVVLMLFAGCLHAMRDRDSSQDSSVSRFLVGVRKRLRDAIGYLEDRLGLCLWPVGMTGGEDDEEEEEGEGKLEEEGGQRRDNRGEGGSRGVKNDEKVEQKEEDSSDSSDNSSIEGDNLREMALSRQEEEEKKQIENEDGDETSSESEGDLSAVEGQSSGDKKGGSEEIALVNPLQENDQRADLCDVTVL; this is encoded by the coding sequence ATGAGGACCGGGGCCATCCTAATTCTGATTTTATTCATCTCAACTCTCCTCATTCCTGCATATTCTGCTAATAATCAAACAAACCACAGCCAGATCACTACCCTTGCTCCAGAAGATGAATCAGGTCCTGCCACTGCCTGGACTCAGTCTCCcatgacagagacaaagaaagggaCAGTGGAAAATGTCACCACACAGAATGACACCACCCCTGAGTCAACAACCGCAGCTCTGCCATCATCCACGCATCCAAGCAAACGACCTGACCAGTTTTCCCCCACAGTAGTGACCAAAAACACAACCGTCTCCACAACCAGTAGTTCCAAGTTCATGCTTTTTGTGATTCTATTGGCCATTGTGGTGTTGATGCTGTTCGCAGGATGCCTCCATGCCATGAGGGACCGGGACTCAAGTCAAGACAGCTCTGTCTCCAGATTCCTAGTGGGTGTGAGGAAGAGGCTGAGGGATGCAATCGGTTACCTGGAGGACAGACTGGGGCTTTGCCTTTGGCCAGTGGGGATGACAGGAggggaggatgatgaggaggaggaggagggagagggaaaactggaagaagaaggaggacaaagaagagacaacagaggagaaggaggtaGTCGTGGAGTGAAGAATGACGAGAAAGTGGAACAAAAGGAGGAAGACAGCAGTGATTCAAGTGACAACTCCAGTATTGAGGGTGACAACCTAAGAGAGATGGCACTgagcagacaggaggaagaggagaagaagcaaATTGAGAATGAGGATGGGGATGAAACAAGTAGTGAGAGTGAGGGAGACCTAAGTGCTGTGGAAGGACAGAGCAGTGGAGATAAAAAGGGGGGTTCGGAAGAGATAGCACTAGTCAACCCTCTGCAGGAGAATGACCAAAGGGCAGATTTATGTGATGTCACTGTTCTGTAG
- the LOC143318996 gene encoding ladderlectin-like has translation MATRLILSVILCGALSIGAATVLPAVVQEENKSSPKVQVDSKATAVAERAPALFQARFDFCLDGWLSFRGNCYFLVNQPDTWGNAQKFCSNYDANLASVHNIWQYNFLQRMVKTGGHTFAWIGGYYFQDDWRWEDGSVFGYHNWGTSSSTASYQCLQLNSEASKGWSNHGCSLPFPFICQARSNCY, from the exons ATGGCTACTCGACTGATCCTCTCCGTTATCCTCTGTGGTGCTCTGTCCATTGGGGCTGCAACAG TACTTCCTGCTGTAGtacaagaggaaaacaaaagttCACCAAAAGTTCAG GTGGATTCTAAAGCTACTGCTGTTGCTGAAAGAGCTCCTGCTCTGTTCCAAG CTCGTTTCGATTTTTGCCTTGATGGTTGGCTTAGTTTCCGTGGTAACTGCTACTTCTTAGTCAACCAGCCTGATACCTGGGGAAATGCCCAG AAGTTCTGTTCTAACTATGATGCCAATCTTGCCTCAGTCCACAACATCTGGCAGTATAATTTCCTCCAGCGTATGGTCAAAACGGGTGGTCACACTTTTGCCTGGATTGGAGGTTATTACTTCCAG GATGATTGGAGATGGGAAGATGGCTCAGTGTTTGGCTATCACAACTGGGGAACATCGAGCTCCACTGCCAGTTACCAGTGTCTACAGCTAAACTCTGAAG CATCCAAGGGCTGGTCCAATCATGGTTGCAGCTTGCCCTTCCCATTCATCTGTCAGGCTAGATCGAACTGCTACTGA